Below is a window of Pseudanabaenaceae cyanobacterium SKYG29 DNA.
GGGGTCAGACGTGGTACAGCTCCTTGTGTCGGGTCCAGGGGCAGCGATCGAGCAGCTAGATGAATTCTTCAGCCAGCGTTTAGGTATTACTGCCAGTCAGGTTGACCCCCTGACGGCACTATCTGTTACTCCTGACCAGAACTACTCTAGGGGTGTGCGGATGAGTATGGCAATTGTGTTGGGATTAGGACTGAGGGAGGTGGCGTAGATGTACACGATCGATATTAACTTTCTCAAAGACCGTCAGGTGGCAGAAGGAGCGGGGGAAGCCGCTCCCATAGCGGATGTCAACTGGTTGATTGGGGGTGGAGCAGTAGCAGTGATTTTAATTGCCAGTACTGGTATCTACTACTTTTTCCTCAGTAGGCAGCGGGAAAACCTACAGCAACAGGTAGCCACCCTGACTAGGAAAGAAGAAGAATTAGACAAACAGATAGCTGACCTAAAGGCTAAGGAGGCAGAGATAGCCGCTATTGATCAGCAAACCCAACAATTGGTAGCCTTGTTTGTTGGAGATATACCCGCCTCTGCCATTTTGCAGGACCTTCGGGAGCGGACACCCGTCAATGTTAAAATAGAGAACTTTCAGCAACTGGACAGAAAGATCACTATAGAGGGGGAAGTAGCTGCCAACTCACCCAAGGACAGTGCCTTTGACCAAGTCAATGATTTTATGCTCAAGCTGCAGGAATCCCCATTTGTAGCAGCCAATGGGGTAGAGCTGAAATCTGCGAAACTCAGTCCCCCTAAGAAAGATGTGGAGGTAGATATAGCCAAGTACCGTATAGAACTGACCCTCACTCCTAGGACTACGCTAGAGCTAGAAGGGGCATTACAAAAAGTACGCTCCGACGGTGCCTTGGCACGCATTGCTACCCTACGGCAGAAAGGCATAAGTGTTAGTTCACAGCAAGAAGGAGAAGCGAAACAATGACAGCCACAATGGAGGAAGAATTACAGCCAGGGGGTGGCGTTACTCTCTTCGGTGTTACCCTAGGCGGTCGTGTGCTTGGTATTGCGCTGGGAGTAATAGGCGTAGTGGGGGCAGGGTTCATTATTCTGCAGTTTATTAGCCCACTCCTGGCTGAGATTGATGCGGCTAGGTTGCAAATTAGGCAAAAGGAGGAATCTATCCGCGGTAAGGAGCAGGAAATAGCCCAGAAGCGGGATATTCCCCAGAAAGTGGAGGAAGCGAAACAAAGAAAAGAGGCAGTGTTGTCCTTACTGCCTTCCCCCGAAACCCTAGACACACTGATCCTAGACATCAACGCACGTTTAGCGGAGTTGGGTGAGCCCTTGATTGTGTCACCAGTAGCAAATATATCCGGTAGTGCCCTGAGGGGTCGCCTAGATGACTTTACCCCTGGTGCAGCGGCAGAGGCAACAGCTGAGCGTCCCTTCCGCACACGAGATTATAAAATTACCATTTCTGCTACCTATCAGGATACCTTGGAGTTCATGCGTAAGTTAGAACAACTCCGCCCCTTGCTTGTTGTCAAGGATGTGCGCCTTAAACCATCCAAGATACAGATTGATGCCGAGAATTTAACTCCCGAGCAAAAAAATTATATTGCTGCTACCTTACCACCCCTAATTACGACGGAGTTTAATCTGATAGCATATATACCGTTATCTCCCGAAGAGTTGGCCCAACTCACAGCGCAAGCTAGTCCCCAAGGCGGGGCAGCTCCACCCAAGTAGTCAGTAGTTTATGGTTAGACAGGATGAGGAGTGTGTGATGAACAGAAAATGCATTTGGTGGTTGATGTTATTGTTGCTGTATGCCCCAATAACAAGAGCGGAACAGGAGAGCAGGCAGGCAGCAGTTAAGCCTTTGTTCCGACCTAAGGTTACAATTCAAGAGAGGAATATAGCCCAGGGCGGGGGAGCACAACCAACAGCGCCTGCTAGTCCTCAAGGAGTGCCCCCAACTACGCCAGTACAGCCCCAGGTACCAGGAAGAGTGCAAGGGACTATACCACCTTTTCAACGGCGACCTGTGCCAGCCCCGATCGGGGACATTTCTGTGAGCACCACTACTCTTAAGCCTGACATTGTGGATTTGGGGACAAAAGAGAGAGTACCCCGTCTGTCTCTACGGGAAGCACCTGTACGGGAGGTATTAGCAGTAGTAGCAAGGGTAGCAGGGTTAAATGTGGCATTTGCTGATGATGTTACAGGAGGGGGACAACAACAGGGTGCGACAGGTCAGCAAGCAGCGACAGGAGTGAATGCGCGCATTTCCCTGGACGTGGAGAACGAGTCGGCTCAGGATGTGTTCAACAACATTCTAAGACTGACTAATTTGGATGCCAATCGGGTGGGTCGGACAATTTTTGTGGCAGCACGACTGCCGGTAAATTTGAAGAACATAGTTCACCGTACCTATCGGCTCAATCAGATTAGTGTTGGTGAAGCTTCTGCTTTCCTAGCAGGCTTGGGAGCGGAAAGGGTAGTCAACAGACAGCGTCCTATTCCTGGTGCGCAGGCAGCGCAAATTGGCGCGGGTGGTCAAACTGTTACTAATATTCCGACAGAATCGATTCCTGTTTTGGAGAGTGTACAGGGAACTCCTAGCTCCATTCTGCCCTTGAAGGGTTTACAGGTTGTAGCTGATGAACGCTCAAACTCTCTTACCTTGGTTGGTACACCGAGCTTGGTGGAATATGCGGCTGCTCAGTTGGCTCGGATTGATACCCGTCGTCGACAGGTAGCTGTGAATGTCAAGATTGTGGATGTTTCTCTGTCTGGTGACCAGCAGAGTGGCAGTAGTTTTTCCTTTGGCATAAACGATAGTTTCTTTACTGTCAACGATGGGGTGGCAGTACTGAACTTTGGGCAGCTCAATCCAGCTAATAACAGTGGTAATACGGCAGCTGGCAATTTCTCCCGCCCTGTAGTTAGAAATCCTGTAGGAGGAAGTCCTCTATTTACTGATCCCAATAATCTGTCTTTCTCTCGTGACCCTGTAACAGGTGCTTTTATTCCTGACAATGCTTCTCCCTTCAGCCCTGGAGATAATCCCCTTGCTCCAGCTGTACGTGCAGGTACAGGTGCACCTGGCAACAATAATACCTATCTTCTGAATCCAGGAGGACAAATTAATGCCAACATTCCTACCCTACGTCCTGAGTTCAGAACTGGTCCCTATGCTAACACACCCTTCTTGCTTGATCCCACTACGGGTGAACCCGTTCTGGCAACACGTGGTAATGCTCCCGTAACGTTTGATCCCAGTAGTTTGACTTTGCCCTCCATCTTCCAGTACCCAAGGCAGTTTTTGGCAAGGCTAAACGCTACAATTGCTACTGGTAATGCTAAGTTACTCAGTGACCCGACTCTATTGGTTCAGGAAGGTCAACAGGCGCAAGTAGACTTAGGTAATGAGGTGATTACTCTCAATGCTGATGGTAGTGGAGTCACTAAGGATACGGCAGGTTTGCGTCTTTCTGTGAGAGTTGATCGGGTGGATGAAAATGGTTTCATAAACATGGCGGTCTTGCCTCAGGTCAGTGTGTTGGGTCAGAGAAGACCAGTTACTATTAGGAGAAGAGGACAAGGACAAGACCGTGGCGGTGAAGATGTCTTTGTTGGTGAGATTGATCTCTTGTCCAAGAGGGCTTTGGATTCGGGACCAATTCGTCTGCGAGATGGACAGTCGCTTATTCTCTCGGGTGTAATTCAAGATCAGGATAGGGAGTCTGTCAGTAAAGTTCCCTTCTTGGGAGATTTGCCGATCGTTGGTGCTCTCTTCCGCAATACCAGGACTGAGAAGACTAGGAGTGAGGTTATTATTGTAGTCACGCCTCAGATTATTGACGACAGCGATCGGGCTACCTGGGGATATACCTACCAGCCAGGACCTGAGGTACAGCGAGTTCTTGATAAAAATAACGTACCTTTCCGCTAATCTATTTTGCATTTAACTGTGATGACCCCCGATCGGGGGTTTTTTGTTTAGGGGGGGAGATGGAGTTATTAAAGCGGCAGATTGGGCTATGGGGGGCAGTGTGGTTGGGGTTGGGGTCGATTCTGGGCACAGGGGTGTTTGTGAGCATTGCAGTGGCTACGCAGGTTGCTGGCAAGGGGGTATTGGTGGGAATTTTGCTGGCAAGTTTAATAGCTATTTGTAATGGCTTAAATTCTGCGCAGTTGGCGGCTAGTCATCCTATCAGTGGCGGCACCTACGAATATGGCTATCGCTATCTACACCCCTGGTGTGGTTTCATAGCGGGTTGGTTGTTTTTATTAGCCAAATCAGCTTCGGCAGCAACGGCGGCTTTAGGTGTGTCAGCTTATCTCGCTAGGTTGGGAGTTAATGTCGACCCTAGATGGCTGGGGTTGATAGCAGTAGCGCTGATGACAGGTGTTGTGTTTCTGGGGGTGAAACGATCGGGCTTGATCAACACCGTAATTGTCTCGATGACATTGTTGGCTTTGTTGTGCTTTATTGCTCTAGGTTTTGGGACTACTGCCCCCCAGTCAAACATTTTTAATGGGGAATTAATGTCAACTATGGAAGCTACAGCGCTAATGTTTGTCGCCTACGCAGGTTATGCCCGTATCACTACTTTAGGGGAAGAGGTGGTAAATCCCCGTAGGACTATTCCCTGGGCAGTGGGGCTAACGATTGCTATTACATCTCTGCTCTACCTGGGGGTGGGAATAGTAGGAATAAAGGGAGGAATTAGCCAAGTTTTGCCCAGCAATGCCCCCCTGGCAGATTTGTTAAATTTATGGGGCTATAGTCTAGCCAGTAAGTTGGTCATTATGGGGGCAATTTCAGCGCTATTGGGAGTGTTGCTGAACTTAATCTTGGGGTTGTCGCGGATAGTATTGGCAATGGCACGGCGAGGGGATTTACCTGGGTTTCTGGCGCAATTGAACAGGGAGCAGACTACCCCCCCCTGGGCAGTAGTAACTGTAGGCACAGCGATTGCTCTTTTGACCCTAATTGGCAATGTGAAAACTACCT
It encodes the following:
- a CDS encoding type II and III secretion system protein, with the translated sequence MNRKCIWWLMLLLLYAPITRAEQESRQAAVKPLFRPKVTIQERNIAQGGGAQPTAPASPQGVPPTTPVQPQVPGRVQGTIPPFQRRPVPAPIGDISVSTTTLKPDIVDLGTKERVPRLSLREAPVREVLAVVARVAGLNVAFADDVTGGGQQQGATGQQAATGVNARISLDVENESAQDVFNNILRLTNLDANRVGRTIFVAARLPVNLKNIVHRTYRLNQISVGEASAFLAGLGAERVVNRQRPIPGAQAAQIGAGGQTVTNIPTESIPVLESVQGTPSSILPLKGLQVVADERSNSLTLVGTPSLVEYAAAQLARIDTRRRQVAVNVKIVDVSLSGDQQSGSSFSFGINDSFFTVNDGVAVLNFGQLNPANNSGNTAAGNFSRPVVRNPVGGSPLFTDPNNLSFSRDPVTGAFIPDNASPFSPGDNPLAPAVRAGTGAPGNNNTYLLNPGGQINANIPTLRPEFRTGPYANTPFLLDPTTGEPVLATRGNAPVTFDPSSLTLPSIFQYPRQFLARLNATIATGNAKLLSDPTLLVQEGQQAQVDLGNEVITLNADGSGVTKDTAGLRLSVRVDRVDENGFINMAVLPQVSVLGQRRPVTIRRRGQGQDRGGEDVFVGEIDLLSKRALDSGPIRLRDGQSLILSGVIQDQDRESVSKVPFLGDLPIVGALFRNTRTEKTRSEVIIVVTPQIIDDSDRATWGYTYQPGPEVQRVLDKNNVPFR
- a CDS encoding PilN domain-containing protein; translated protein: MYTIDINFLKDRQVAEGAGEAAPIADVNWLIGGGAVAVILIASTGIYYFFLSRQRENLQQQVATLTRKEEELDKQIADLKAKEAEIAAIDQQTQQLVALFVGDIPASAILQDLRERTPVNVKIENFQQLDRKITIEGEVAANSPKDSAFDQVNDFMLKLQESPFVAANGVELKSAKLSPPKKDVEVDIAKYRIELTLTPRTTLELEGALQKVRSDGALARIATLRQKGISVSSQQEGEAKQ
- a CDS encoding amino acid permease produces the protein MELLKRQIGLWGAVWLGLGSILGTGVFVSIAVATQVAGKGVLVGILLASLIAICNGLNSAQLAASHPISGGTYEYGYRYLHPWCGFIAGWLFLLAKSASAATAALGVSAYLARLGVNVDPRWLGLIAVALMTGVVFLGVKRSGLINTVIVSMTLLALLCFIALGFGTTAPQSNIFNGELMSTMEATALMFVAYAGYARITTLGEEVVNPRRTIPWAVGLTIAITSLLYLGVGIVGIKGGISQVLPSNAPLADLLNLWGYSLASKLVIMGAISALLGVLLNLILGLSRIVLAMARRGDLPGFLAQLNREQTTPPWAVVTVGTAIALLTLIGNVKTTWSFSAFHVLNYYAITNLCAWQLNPRERMFPRWLAGVGLLACAILAFFVDRQVWLTGLGLLSGLSLVYGLTRRIE